The following proteins come from a genomic window of Nodularia sp. LEGE 06071:
- the nadA gene encoding quinolinate synthase NadA, translating into MFTTALPQKNPTQPGGLPLDLFTAIETLKKELNAVILAHYYQEPDIQDIADFIGDSLQLAKAAAQTNADVIVFAGVHFMAETAKILNPDKLVLLPDLDAGCSLADSCPPEAFAAFKAAHPDHLVISYINCSAQIKAMSDIICTSSNAVKIVQQIPSTQPIIFAPDRNLGRYVMEQTGRDLLLWQGSCIVHETFSEKKIVQLKITHPEAEAIAHPECESSVLRHASFIGSTAALLKYCQNSPTKEFIVATEPGIIHQMQKLAPDKHFIPAPPLNNCACNECPFMRLNTLEKLYLAMKNRTPEITMSEDIRQAALRPMQRMLEMSV; encoded by the coding sequence GTGTTTACCACTGCACTACCTCAAAAAAACCCAACCCAACCGGGTGGACTACCGCTAGATTTATTTACTGCCATTGAGACTCTCAAAAAAGAACTCAACGCAGTGATTTTGGCTCATTACTATCAAGAACCGGATATTCAGGATATCGCCGATTTTATTGGGGATTCATTACAATTAGCCAAAGCCGCAGCCCAGACCAATGCAGATGTGATTGTCTTCGCGGGTGTTCACTTCATGGCAGAAACAGCAAAGATCCTGAATCCTGATAAATTGGTGCTTTTACCAGATTTAGATGCTGGTTGTTCTTTAGCCGACAGTTGTCCACCAGAAGCCTTTGCCGCTTTTAAAGCAGCGCATCCAGACCATCTGGTAATTTCATACATCAACTGCTCAGCCCAGATTAAAGCCATGAGCGATATTATCTGCACCAGTTCCAACGCTGTGAAGATTGTGCAACAGATACCATCGACACAGCCGATTATTTTTGCCCCAGATCGGAACTTGGGGAGGTATGTTATGGAACAAACTGGACGAGATTTGTTGCTATGGCAAGGTAGCTGTATTGTGCATGAAACATTTTCCGAAAAGAAAATTGTCCAGTTAAAAATTACACATCCTGAAGCAGAGGCGATCGCTCACCCGGAATGCGAAAGTAGTGTATTACGCCATGCCAGTTTTATTGGCTCAACAGCCGCTTTACTCAAATATTGTCAAAATAGCCCTACAAAAGAATTTATCGTGGCTACAGAGCCAGGTATCATTCACCAAATGCAAAAACTGGCTCCCGACAAACACTTTATTCCTGCCCCACCATTGAATAACTGTGCTTGCAACGAATGTCCATTTATGCGATTAAATACACTGGAAAAATTATATTTAGCGATGAAAAATCGCACTCCTGAAATCACCATGTCAGAGGATATCCGCCAGGCGGCGCTGCGACCAATGCAACGGATGTTAGAGATGAGTGTTTAG